The Hermetia illucens chromosome 2, iHerIll2.2.curated.20191125, whole genome shotgun sequence genomic interval atttattcttactattatctttatttttgaaCTTGTTGAAAGACTTTCCTGGTCCGCCACCATTTTCCAATTTGTGTGTGTTCTCATTGTGTTTCTTATTGAACTTTTGGTTCTGATGTTTCTTCTTCGGAGATGAATTCTTGTTATCATCCTTCAAAGAAGCGGTGCCTTGGAACTTTTTGAATGATACTGTCTGGTCATCCTGTTGGTCGTCCTTCTGTTTGGAGCCGTCCGATTTATGCTGTTTGTGTTCCTGTTTTATCGGCGAATTTtcatgtttgtttttgtttttatttttcttgttctGCTTCTGCGGCTGATCTTGCACTACAAATGAATCATCAGCTTCTCGTTTGCCCTTTTCGGCCTTTTTTTGCTTAATTTTCTTCTTAGCTGGAGACGAATCTTCATCGTTTTCTTCCTTGACTTTCTTTaaatccttctttttcttcttagcGGGAACGTCTACCGTGTTATCGTCTGATGTTGACTTTTCCTTCTTGAGTTTTCTCTTACCCTTCTTCGAATGGGATTCGTCCTCATTTGCTTGACCATTTTCCGAAGTTCCTGCTTCACCTTCCTCAGCGCTTTGctttttcttattctttttcttttgatcTGCACCGACAAATGCAACACTCAATTTATTTTCACCAATTTCTAATTTCTTCCGTTTAATAATCGTTGCATCCTTGGGCGTGGGAAGAGTTACAACCGCTGAATTATGTCCTCCTGGTTTCTTAGCATAAACGAATTTAAACTCGACGGCATTTGGGAATAGATCCTTAACTTCATTAACGCTCACACTGGCTGGGATTTTTCCAACAATAATTGTTGATGTGAAGATTCTTCCTTCTGTTTTTGTTGCAGATTTCTTCAGCTTCTTCTGAGCCCGCTTCTGTGCTAGTTTTTTCTGTCGACGTGCAACTAACTTTGCGATGAAATCTTCTGAATCGGTTTTTGGAACGGTCACGCACAATCGCTTTCCATCAACTTCAGTTTTCTTTAGTTGCTTGAAGGCTTTCTTGCAATCTTCCGGAGTGGCGAAATCGACCAGACAAATTCTTGTGCTAGGCTGCCTAGGTCGATGGACTTTAATGATTCGATCACAAAGTTCTTTCACGTTAGACTCAAGCAAGTTGACGTCTTCAGGAACCCTTTTCGGAAACCGAAGACACAAACATTTGCCTTTCTTGGCACTATATTTCTCCTTTATACGTTCTTCTGGTGTTTGGGTGGGAACTGGCGGTTTTTGCTTTTTAGCTTTCTTCGATGcttctttatttttcttatcCTTTACCGATTtctcttttcctttctttttggttggtttttctTCCTCGCTGCTTTGGTCGTCTTCAGGAGATTGGTCGTCCCCACTTGACTCCGACTTCTGACTCCCTGACTCCTCTTCTTCATATTGGTCTTGGCTGATATCTGAGTCACTTTCCGACGACGACATTATGATTTATCTGGAAGAAAAAGAGGTTAAGAGTCGCCTTGCAACTTCACAATAGAACCAAGAGAGAAAAAGTGAATAATTAATGCTATTCGCTGATTATCAAGAAAAAGATAGGTGAAAAAAGTCGGGGATAAAGCCTGGCCTTGATAACGAGCAATAATAGGTGTTAGTTGAACGGATTTGCAGACAATCGTTTCGGATCTTGCGTATGAACCGAATATAAAGGAACATCTAATGTATAGCCAGATGGACCATACCTAATAAACGCTGGATTGCCTCTAAGCACAAGACCTCACACACACACATCCAAGGGATCATGCAGTGATCACACACGCGAACCTTGCTGGTGAACTGAAATGTGCGAACGAGAAGAAAAGAAGTCCAAAATCAGGATACCGCCAGGTGTAAACTCACAACCACCTAACATACAAAAAGGCCTCGATGAAAGGATGTTCGCTAAAAATGGAAACAGCAAAGGTTGGCTTTCTTACCAAAAGGAAACCAACAACCTGGAGGTTACTCATCGTGTCGCCCAATATGCCTTTCTCATCGTATGGGAAACAACCTAAAAGAAATAATTGCAGATAGATTGCTAGAAAAAACTGAAAGTTTAAGATCTCAATCTCATATGCAGTTTGTTCTGTAAATGGCACTCCACTGTCAGTGCAACAAATGTGATGATAGACACCGAAGTCACTACCATAGAAGGCAAGAAGCGGCAATCATACTCCTACTTCACCGTGTCTCTGCCATAGTCTCTCAGGGGTCGATACTGGATATGAGACAACAGAGAATGAAGCGTTTTGGAAAATCCAAAACTAACGGAAAGCCGCTGAACTAGGGCTCATGGAAGCTGAAAGAGCCTCGTGTTTATCTCCTGTTAACTCCTTGGCGGAGTATAGAGCATCCACACACTGAAGCTTTGCTTCAGttccattatcatcacacttaacgctgcgcaagtgataagctcacagcagcaagTCAAACACAAACCTCCACAATGACAGGAAGTCGAACTCAGAACAACGAGATCGAGACGCCAGAACTCTAAAACCCCAATCATCGCGAGTTATTGGGCAATAGAGGATGAGAGTTTGGTCTGAACATTTATCACAGCTCCAATGTGTCGCATCCACTCCTGTTCGCAACAACCAACAGCCCACAACTCCTTAGGTTCATCAATCGACCCCGAATCTGTTACAGTCAGTCAGGTCTAGTCACTGTGatgtagagagaaatgaaatctcggatgctgcaaagtttatcatgccgaaaagcaggaagacttgccgAAGTGTTATTGTGgtcattctgacaggccatagttTAAGAATTATACAAGATCATACGTGTCTCTGCTGTAATAGCGAAATCCAcgaagcattttctatgtgaacgCCCCAcctatggacacatcagacATCCTGCTGCAACGGGTAGTATCAGATCCACTAACGGATATCTTGCGAggcataaacgaatccgggatattcagtCCAGttcaatgggccaccacggcctaagtgctcagaggctatgcAAGATCCAAACGTAAAAACTATGGAGACAGCCTAGTAGGTAGAATTCAATTATTCATGTTAATCGTAAGCTATCGGGTTATTGAATTTTTGGCGCACCTGAATCGTAGAAATGGTTTCCACCATTAATGCAAACAAGACGGGGAGTTCATTGTGATGTTCTTTAGCCCGGACCGGAGTTCCGTAGTTAAAATTCTGTAGGACACCGGCTTCTAGGTCATGATGTGATTGTTGTCAACAATAGTCTCGCTCCGGAATGACATCTGctaccatttggctttccagagtagaaACGCACAGCGCCACAAGAAGGAGAAGAGTATTCTTCAGATTCCCACCATCTCACTTTACTGATGCCCAGACTTCCGAGCAAATTGAAGAAAAGGAGCATTTGATAGCCCTCAATGCCGTTAGCAAGGAGCGTGTCTATATCCTAGAAATCAATCATAAGCCGATAGCCAAAAGTCGTATGTAACCCTGGCATCAATCTCTATCCGGTGGACGTTTCAATTGCAGAAAAGTTTCGAATTTTGTAAATTGCTGACCTACGGATTTCCATCCTGTTTAGTCGCCTTAAAGCAATTCAACAGAAAATTCTATACAACGAAGACTTTGGAGCGCATGCCTCACAACCATCCGCAACATTGTTAAAATTACCATCAACTAGACCACGTTTGACGCAGCACATGTAACACGATTTCATCCTGCTTTGGCTTCCATGACCTAGAAAAGACATTTGACTCAATACCCCACAAACTTAAAAGACCAAAccatatatactatatactacaCCCTGCCGCATACATACATTGCCAGCCAGaagcatacgagtgccaagatGGGCGCCGGCCAAGCTGTTCATTTGAAATAGTGTCCGGCccgcgtactccgatgatacgacgcagataggtattgacgaaagcttggaacttttggttaacagtggagttcactttccatgagctactcccatataacaacacagaaataaCACTAGCCCAGAACAATCTCAATTTAATCTTAggattgaaataactgcatttccagactttaggcagggcagcgaaagcggatctagcgctgttaatgttctgcccattaatgcagatactgagggtgcgatgatccgtcaaactgagaaccttggttttgttggtgtttaccttcagtccgactctactttCCTCTGTTTCCacatccaaagccatttggccaaggtccatgacccggtgagtgagaaagcaaacagatgtcatcagcgtagtcaagatATTTCAAGAatgatgtcattgtccattgaatttctccacgtcctccggaaagGACAGCACGAAGaaacgtcaccgatagcaagaagaaataatatcggtggcaggatACAACTCTGGCGGAATCAGTTTTGGACTTCAAAACCCTCCGAGATTTTTACTCgttgcagcacatgacattttgcgccatcatatgtcgctctgataataactattggCTTCTCCGGAATACCCCTCCCTGTTCACGATATCGAGCGGTTTCTCGAAATCCGTGAAGAGCAAGTACAGCGAAGATTTAAATTTCGCGCACTGTTCCCAAATGATCCgtatggtgttgatgtggttgaTGTAGGAGGATCCCCAACGAAAatcaacctgctctctgtcgatcaaactttcgagatgctttttgatgcgtttcaggactattttagctattatctttacgacggcAGGAAGCATGCGGATAAACCTttaattgtcgcactcaaagcgggtgcccttttttggaatcttaacgatcacccacttcttccactctctgggaaagtctCGGACTCTCATGATTTCCATAAGAatagaagcagcagatctgcaggtgCAGCTATAAATAACTCGGagggaccgtcaagcccagcggtgtcactccgtttgagtgcattgatggtcaaaatgatttctcttctgcttggacgaACAGTCCGTATCACATTTTACCGTgtctagccatttcatccacaagaggaagaaTCTCCCCGGATGTAATACGATTAAGGACCagggtgaaatgttctttcagttgttcatcatcgtggatgagctCCGCTAACGTCCcttacaggaccatcgaaagaattgcgaccatatgcaagctctttcgtgatgcggtatatagttctgaaatcattacgatcTGCGGGATTTTCCGCTTACCTTACTTACCAGCgcaataccaaattctctcttgcCACGGCGTAAACTACGCTAAACTTCTCGGGAATTCGCTCGGTATCAAAGTTCGAGCGGGTCACGCCCGCCTTCGCAGCGATCAGTAGAccctcaaccccttccgttcatcaatccgcttccgAAACTCCGCAGgccgccagatcttatgacgcccattCAGAACGTGGCTGCCAACCTGTGCagtggcccaatgctcatcgatattttcaggcatgttactcagtagatctgccgttTGATCAGCAAGATCGCACTGTCCAGCGACAGCGGGGTCGtacaagcgatcgatgttgaacttagggggtcgcagctccccaaccctgcgagaagtggcggacgcaacacgcaagcaaacgtaagcggccgatgtcagcgcctctcttgttacgcacatctagaAGGCAACTTCTAAACCTGCTGCTGATGTCgaaatggtcgatttgattACTTTTACGGCATCGGTCAGTTCAAACCCAACTAATCTTACGGCAGGCTGTGTGCTAGAACAGTGTGCCACTAATCACGAGGcgttggaagttgcagaaagcaGCATTACCGTTACGATCGGCAAGaccatgcttccccatcacatttcCGAACAAAGTGTTGGCAgatcccaccttgacattcagatcacccatgacgatcacaatgtcacctttaggaagctttccCTGAACCGTGTTTAATTACTTAAAGAAGACATCcgtctccactatatcggaagtctctgcTGGTGTGCCGCATTgttcaattgtgatgcttctctgtcagtctgtcagaaAACGGCTTCCAATTCAAccgtcaaaagcaacccgacaccagattcgcgtctgctacctcTTggctccagagtacaaaagcacacttTGCTGCAAGAGGGAGGGGAGTACTCTcccgagtcccaccatcttattctGCTTAGTCCTAAaatatccagtttatatcgctggaattcccgctcaaactggagaaagtgagcattctgaggaaCTTCGCTACCGTTTTCAAGAAgcctgcgcacattccagaagcaaatcatagtccgttttcgatagccaaaggtcgttaacaaaaaaaataatgaaatttgtaaaataaattcAGTATTTAGTCAGTACGAGAAAACAGTCGGGATAGGACGGAGAGTTGTCTTGCAATTTATTGTTTCAATTGTATTTAACTCAAAATATAGTTCATTAGTCAATTTCTTttgactcttcgagttcatacggatgactttcgggttatGCAatacggcgcaaacctttcaaaggttcatccattcGGTCCtccgaaacctcgatttctgtttcgtatatttggatgatgttttggtcgcttcttcctcagagtctgagcacttagcccatctcgagtgcatttttcaacgtctccttgaggccggtttagtcctaaacgttgagaattgcaaattccttcaaaaacaggtgagattcctcggccactccatttcccatgaaggaatacagcccgacccagacaaggtgcaagcaattacaagcttcccgcgtccgaaaacagtgagggagttgaggaggttcttgggcatgctaaacttctaccgtcgtttcctgcccaaggccgcccatcaccagtccgttttgaacgcgtacttgtctggccccaaaacaaaggacacacgagagattgtttggtctgaagaggctgtccgcgcgttcgataaatcccgaccgcaactggctgatgcttcaccattggcatttcctcgacaagatgcacccttagtcgtttttgttgatgcctctgacatcgcagtaggtgctgctcttcaccaaaaggtgaatcaggtctggcagccgttgagcttcttctccaggcagttaaaccccgctcaacggaactacagcacttacgatcgagaactgctcgccgcgtatttgagcattaagtacttccgcttctcccttgaaggcaggccgttcacaacgttcacggaccataagcctctcacatatgctttgaaacaaaagcccgacaaagcgtccccttgtCAGCTTCGACATTTGAGCTTTATAATCCAGTTCACGTCTGACATTCAGCACGTGTCCAGCAAGGACAACacagttgctgacgctttgtcacgtatctccgaggttaacatccccacctcactcgatttctcggctatcgccaaggcgcaggaggatgacgcagtactttagagcctcaaatccaaccccacaTACAAATTTCAAGAGTTGCCAATCTTCGACCccagccatacattccggccacctttcgcaaggaagtgttccacgcggttcacgacgtagCGCATACAGGCATCAAGACGTCAAATTGTTAGTCAccaagaaatacttctggcggTTTCTCTACCCAAGGAA includes:
- the LOC119649678 gene encoding cylicin-1, encoding MSSSESDSDISQDQYEEEESGSQKSESSGDDQSPEDDQSSEEEKPTKKKGKEKSVKDKKNKEASKKAKKQKPPVPTQTPEERIKEKYSAKKGKCLCLRFPKRVPEDVNLLESNVKELCDRIIKVHRPRQPSTRICLVDFATPEDCKKAFKQLKKTEVDGKRLCVTVPKTDSEDFIAKLVARRQKKLAQKRAQKKLKKSATKTEGRIFTSTIIVGKIPASVSVNEVKDLFPNAVEFKFVYAKKPGGHNSAVVTLPTPKDATIIKRKKLEIGENKLSVAFVGADQKKKNKKKQSAEEGEAGTSENGQANEDESHSKKGKRKLKKEKSTSDDNTVDVPAKKKKKDLKKVKEENDEDSSPAKKKIKQKKAEKGKREADDSFVVQDQPQKQNKKNKNKNKHENSPIKQEHKQHKSDGSKQKDDQQDDQTVSFKKFQGTASLKDDNKNSSPKKKHQNQKFNKKHNENTHKLENGGGPGKSFNKFKNKDNSKNKFINKEKKPFKKGGFKKQTNSA